The window TTGAAGAAGAAAATTAGCCTTCAAGTGAAATGCTAAAGCAACCCTAACTCGTTTTATTTCTCCTGATTTATGTATTCACTCCAATTATAACTCAGGTTACTTCTTCAACTAAACTGCTGCGTTAGTTCAATAAAGATAAAGGCTATGCTGTAGGAAAAGGTTGATTTATAACGTAAAGGAATCGACTGCATTTGCAAGATTTTATTCAAAACATGAGCAGTACATTTCTTTTGGACAGCGTTGAAAGCCTTTGTTGTATCTAAGTTAAAACGACAGTGCATAAAAAGCCGTATATGAATTTAATAGAGAAAAACACTTAAAACATTGATACCACAACATTTCAAGTGTTTTATGGTGTCCCCAAACTTGTATTTGGGAACGTTATTAGGTTTAGTTATGTATACGTTATAAATCCTTGTTGCACTAAAGCGCACGTGAGTTCAATAAGTAATGCTATCTGTTTGAAAATTATGTTTAATCTAGAAAATAAGGAGTAATTCCTACTTCTCTTAAGATGTTATTTAAGTTGTTTGGAAATATGTTAGCATCAATACCCGATTCAATTAATACTTGTCTAAGTTCAATGAATAATTGCTTATCAACGGATCTAAAAATATACTCAAAACGCTTTTGATTATCTAACCTAAGTAAATACCAAACCAAATCATCATATAAATATGGGAACTCTTGTTTAATGTTTTCTCTATTGTCGAGAAATGATTGAACATAATCCTCAAAACGATACACTTTATTTTCATCGAAATCTTGGTATTTTTTAAGTTCTTTGATTGGTCTAAAGATATAAGCTGACCCCAATTGCCAATTACCAAGACCCACAAAAAAAACAAGTAACGAATATTTTCGTATTTCAGGATCTGGATCTGAAAAGTAAAGATAATAATTGTCATAATTATCTTTACTCCAATCTTTAGCTAATCCTGGATCAACTTCGATTCCTGCTACAATCCTCTTAGCTTTATCAAGTACCGTTTTTGACATCGGTTATTCCTCATTTCCTGGCATCGTTACTTGAACAATGCTATATAATTACTACTCCAACAATTAGCAGCTTAATTTGCTAATTCAACTATCCTGCGCCATTAATTGAAAAAAAGTACTCAAATCCTGGTTTGGAAAGCTTTACTTGTAGAGTCACCAAAGTCTCATTTGGGAACGTTTATTAGGTTTATTTTGTATACTTTATAAGCTTTGGTTCACTAAAGCAACCTGTTAACTTAAGTACATTAGTTCACAAAGACTTCTTATAAGTAACAAGAAAAGGTGCTAACAAAGAACCAATTATACAAATAAAAAAAGCTATGCCAAGTGTCACAAGTAAATTGCTAAAAGGAGACAGGAAATAACCGAAGATGAGCATTGGAAGAATAGTAAAAAAGACAAAAATTAATCTGCCTTGTACTGTTGTCTTATGTGTTGTATCGCATTCAATACATTTAATCGGTTTATAATTCTGCCAACAGGATTTATAGATTTCGCTCCAACTAAAATGTGCATTGCATTTCTCGCATTTTTGCAAAGCTAATCACCTCCGTATATTGATATATTAGTATTTCTAGATAAATCCCCCGATACCTTTAAAACCTTCCCAAAGCGTCGTTTGGGAAGATTCTTGAAATGATCTTTCACTAACGCCCCCGTTAGTTGAATATTAAAGAATTCCAAAATAGTTACTCTATTATTTTTGCTAAAGTCCCCGTTAGTACAAATAAAAAGGTTTACTTGTAACTAAATGTTACTATTATGACCCATAATCACTAGAACTCATATATAACAACCTAAAGAATTAATTAAAGTATGATATATTTATTAAGCAAAAAAATCACATCTTTTTATCATTATCTTATTATCAATTACTTTTTCAAAATAACCAAACTTGATTCGTACAATCCTTACGTTATTTGAATTACGATTTAGATTTAGATCTCGACATGATTCCTCTTTTAGTAATATCATAATTCTCTGGTAAGCAATTTATGCCTGGATGATTTTCGCAACGTGAAAAAAGCTCTTTTAAATCTCGTTGAAAATCACTACGTGGACGCTTTGGTTCTGCAATTCCCCATTTATCCATGCACTCTAGAATCAAAGATTGAGCCTCCGGGTATATCCTTGCAGTTTCAAGAAGACAGCCGACAGCCACTGAGCGGGTAGGTTCCTCGTATCTTTTCTTCAGTTTACCAACACAGCTTGTAGTCATATGCCAAAGCCATACGTGGTAAGTTAGATTACTATCAGGGATAGGTGTATCAAAGAATCCCCTGCGAATGCATGCCCATAAAGCTAGTATACTATTATTAGTGAGAGTAGAAGATTCGTGGTTATCAACATTGATGACAAGTGAACTTATATGATTGGATAAATTAATGCCTCTTTCAGCCAATCTCCTCCATATACTGCAAATGAACTCTTTTGTCGGTATATCCTTTCTATAATAATCCGATAACATCAGCTCTACTACTTCTGGTGGCAACGAAACGTTTAAGGAAATTAATTCATCCAACATCGCAGCTGCCCGGTACTGGACATATCGTTCAGAATCTAATGTGTCTCGTTCCTCTTTGTCAATATACAATAATCGTGCGATTGGCGTAACGTATGGATGCAGATCAGCATCCATACTCAGACTTTCATAAGCCGCTTCTAATAAATCAGCAATTAATTCCGGGTTATTCATTTGAGTGTAAACACCCTTATCATGCTTGTCATGACATAAGCTCTCGATATAGCTAACTATCCAATTTGCAGCTTTCGAAGTTTCACCAGATGACAGTATAAAATCCGCAAGGCTAGTCTTCATACTTTGGCGTTGAATAGAGTCCCCAGAAACAAATTGCTGCAGCTTATCCAAAATAATATCATCTTTTAACATATCGAATACAGATCCCCCTTTACTGACCAGTAAAATTAGATTTTTCAGATACTAAGATTATCGCTAGTAACTCCATTTCTACACATTTTACCATATTTTAGTAATTATTAATAGAACAACTAAATAGTAATACATATTGGAACAGTCCTGCCAAACACCCCCATGAGGGATAGCACATCACCCAATGTTTAATTAAGACACTCCCCTGCTGAAACGTCAGTTCTTTTTCGCCAACAATCTGAAAAGATCCCATTTTTCTTTCAAATTTTGGTTGATGAGGTTTTTGATGTTTTTTACATTAAATGTATGTATATTTAGCCGAAGACTAGTTTGACAAACAGAGACAGTAATCAATTGTTCGACATTCACTCTGAAGATTACAAAGTCTTGGTTACATAGTTACGTTGCAAGAACCTGAAGCTTCTTAATCTAGTCAACTATAATAATTGATCAATGAATTAGGCGTTTTCTTTTTAAAAAAATTGAATGAGCTACGTCTATTTTAGTTTTGCCTTTTTCCCTTAATTACAGAAGTTTATTTTCATGTTAGTTTAGATACATTGCTTCACAAACCTAATTAGATTTAAATATGAATATCCAAATATTTCTTGTTAAGTGCTATTCCATAAAATGACCCGATTGTTGAACAAAAGTTAAACAACGCTCTTCAACTAATCTGCTCCGTTAGTTTAATAACATTATTTCCATATTCTTTGTACATTCTGAAGTGTTGTACCCGAAAAAACTAACTTGTAGATATCAGGTTTAGTGGTACTTTTCCAAAATTCATATTCGTACTTTGAGTTAAAGTAATTCATAATTATTGTCATTATATTTCCATGAGTACCTATAATTATAGTCTTCCCTTCATATTGATTTAAAAGACTTTCGATAACTGGTATAGACCGATTTTGTACCTCTCTAACTGATTCACCTCCTGATAAAAAATAATCGTAATCTTCGTAGGATTTTTTAATTGCTTGCTGAATCTCTTCATCAGGTAATTTATAAGCCCCTTTTAACTGTCTTTCCCTTAATTCTTCAATAACTTTTATTTCTATATTTTTCTGATTAGCAATACCTTCAATCGTTTGAATAGCTCTCGTATAAGAACTCGAAACTATAACATCAATTTCCACGTGGCTCATTAAATCTGTAATTTTTTTTGAATCTATTACACCCTCTTTAGATAATTCTCTTGTTCGTTCTTCCCCGAAAATAAATGGTGATTTTGCGTGTCTAATCATATAAACTGTGGTATCCATTTCCCCTTAAACTCCCTTCATATTTATTGAACTAAACTGCCTCGTTAGTTCAATAAAGAAAAAGGCTATGTTATAAGAAAAGGTTGATTTTTAACGTTAGGAATCCGCTGTATATGCAAGATTTTTTCAAAATATGTTCCAGTGCAATTTCTTTTGAACAGCATTGAAAGCTTTGTTGTATCTTTGCTCAAACGATAGTGCATAAAAAGGTGTATATGAATAATATACAGAAAAATACTTAATACATTGGTATGACAACGTTTTAAGTGTTTTATTTCGTCCCAAAAATTTGGGGAACGTTATTTTGAATGTGATTGTATAACTTAATTGTTCTTTATTCATTATGCCGATTGGTTCACTAATCTTTTAGAAGTTACAAGTAATAAAATTGCAATCAAATAAACTACGGACATCAATAACGAGAAAACTCCATATTTTACACCAAATAGATAGTTTAATCCAAATAGTGGAGTTGTAAAAATAATATAAAACGGATAATGAATTGACGCTATTACATCCAAAATAGCATATTCCAAAGTTATATGTTCAAATTTTGTTATAACATACACTACCAAACCAGATAAAAAACCAAAGGTTAAAAAGATATTTAAACTTTTATTAAATCCATTTTTAAGGGTTCCTTTTTTTACAAATGCCAACAAAGTAACTATAAATAAAATAGATACAAGTAAATTCAAAATGGTCACATTAGAGTCAGGATGTTTTATTGACGGAATTAAATTTATTGCAAAAGCAACTATATAAGAACAGATTAGAAAAATTAAGGTTTTTTTAGTCATTGTTTCACCTCGCTCATATTAATTTATATACCAATATTATACAATACACTGATTCTTATTGTTTTGATTTAGTTACCAAAGCGATGTTTGAAGACGTATTCCTTATAGTGTTATAAATTCGCATAAATCCCTATTTAGAGGGTATTTCGGTCTGTTAGGACAATATTTACAATGAGGGTCACTACATTTTGATTCAGTCCAACTAATACATTTAGGGCAAAAATATGTATCAAATTTATCATAATAAATTAAGTTAGATTTACATTGCGAACAAAAGTTGTTTTGTTGGATTTGACCATAAAATTCGAAACCATCAATAATTACCTTTCCGTTTACTTCTAATATTTCCATAATAAGCACCTCTTTTCTTCTTACGATGATATCAAATTTACATATTAAGTAACAATATTCCCAAACGGTCGTTTAGGACCATTTGAAATCCTTGCTGCACTAAAGCCCCCGTTAGTTGAATAAGATTATTTTCGAATACTGTCCCTACAAGTCAGTTAAACCCAACGTCTTGTTGATTAAAACGTTTTCTTAATCTTACATCTACACACCAGATTACTGATGAATAAACAGTTGCTGGAATTAAAAAGTACCAATCAAATCTATTAAAGTCAGTGAAAATAAACCTATATTCAGTAATTAAAATAAATAATACAACGAAACTGATAGCAAAGAATAAATGGGTTACTAATGAGGCATACATTCTTTTCTTGCCCTTAAATCTCTTATTTATTTGATCGGATAACATTGTTACAGGAATTCCAAAGAATAAAACAACTGGGGCAGCAAAAATAAGTACAAATAACATTAAAGCTGGTACCTCGGTTATGTCACTCCGTTCTACAATCATAAAACAAAAACCAATAATAGGAGTGGAAATTATTATAGTCCAAATAAATGACAACATTTTCTTTTTAAACATTTTAGCACCTCCATGTTTCATTTAATAATTCCTTTGTTAATCAACTAAACTGCTACGTTAGTGGAAGAAGAAATTGCACCTATAGCATCGTTTTGGCAAATATTGATTATATGCAGTCAAAAGCAAACACCCCACTCATCACTGGAATGGGGTGTATTGTTACCTAACTTACGTTTGGGAACGTTATTTGGTCTAGTTATGTATACATTATAAATACTCGTTTTACAAAAGCACTCAAAGGAATTTTAAAAAAATTCAATTGTTTCAAGGAAGTAACTCTACCTTTACCTTCAGTTTTATATCACTAGGATGCTCTTCCTCTTCTACAAGGTAAGAGATGACATAAGCACCTTCAGAGAATCCGTCAAATACCTTCTCATAACTTTCATTATTTTTTAAAACACCATTTGTTATAAGTATTTCTTTATCTACATTTCGAATTTCGAAAAAAAAGTTTTCAGTACCGACATTTAATAAAGATATTATAAATGGCACATCACCAGGATAAGAAAAATAAGATTTGCTTTCACCAATTCGAGACGCAACCTCTTCATCAATCATAAGGAGATTATAACCTCCCATAGGGTATTGATAATTTTCCATATACGTAATGACATCTAAGATAACAGGTTCCTCATTTACAACTTCTGACACTTCTTTTGACGCTACTTTTGAAGATGGCTCTTCTGATGAAACTTTTGTGTTATCAGAAGAGCCATCAGTACAGCCTGATAAAGCAAATGTTCCTAGTAAAATGCTTATGTAAAAATACTTTTTCAAAATTTTCACCCCATTAAAATTATTAAAATATCCACTTTAATAATACCATATATGGATTTTACTGGTTTTTTAGTATTTTAAGTTCCTAAACCGACATTTGGGGACATAGTGGACATAAGCAACTAAAAGCAAGCACCCCATTCAATTGAATGGGGTTGTTGGTTCCCTAACTTTGATTTGGGAAAGTTTATTAAGTTTGTTTTGTATACTTTATAAATCCTTGTTGTACTAAATCTTTCGCAGTTTAAAACAGGTTAGCTTATCAATTTCAAGACTTAATGAAACAACATCACCTTCTTTAAGTAAAAATGCATCTCCATTTTGAGCAACTAAATCCTTAAATTGGTACACAATTGGCTTGCAGTTTATGTTTTTAGTTGTTTTTTAAGTGCGGTGCCTTATTATTTTTGAATATCTACAATAATATCCTCAAGCTCTAATATTTCCTTTATAGAATTGCTATTATCCTTAAAATATTTAACGCCATTTTCATCAATTTCGTCAGCCTCCATCAATCGGAAGAATGGGG is drawn from Solibacillus sp. R5-41 and contains these coding sequences:
- a CDS encoding histidine phosphatase family protein, whose product is MDTTVYMIRHAKSPFIFGEERTRELSKEGVIDSKKITDLMSHVEIDVIVSSSYTRAIQTIEGIANQKNIEIKVIEELRERQLKGAYKLPDEEIQQAIKKSYEDYDYFLSGGESVREVQNRSIPVIESLLNQYEGKTIIIGTHGNIMTIIMNYFNSKYEYEFWKSTTKPDIYKLVFSGTTLQNVQRIWK
- a CDS encoding TIGR04104 family putative zinc finger protein; the encoded protein is MQKCEKCNAHFSWSEIYKSCWQNYKPIKCIECDTTHKTTVQGRLIFVFFTILPMLIFGYFLSPFSNLLVTLGIAFFICIIGSLLAPFLVTYKKSL